The following nucleotide sequence is from Leptospiraceae bacterium.
GATAAATTGTATGTTTGTTTGGAGCTACAACAATCAATAATCGAATATTATTCTTACTTAATGACTTTTCGAATGATTCAATATTATCCTTTATCATGAATAAATCATGACTCGTAAATGGGGTTAATCCTAAATAGTCGGGTATACTAAACTCAGTAGGAATTAAATTATCTTTTTGACTACTTACGAGTTCAGTGTTGTAAGCTTCAATTAAAGATTTATCAACTCCTGCGAATTCTCCATTTCTCTCTATTTTTCCTGTATTAATTAAATCAAAATACAACCAATTCATTTTACCGAGAACGACTTGCGATGAGGAAGATATAGAAAAAAATTTAAGTTTAAACCTATTATGAAAGTAGATAAAATAATTTCTAAATCCAAAATTATCATCAATATATTTTGAGAAATAATCCAGAGATGCTTTAAAACTTTTAATTGAATGAAATCTAAAATATGGGACCGGTCTACTTATCGGAATTCGATTTTCTTTAAAGGAGATATCTGGAAAAACTTTTAATTCTGATTGAATAAGTGGAATGAATAGAATTATAAAAAAAATAAAAATAAAAATTCTATTTAAAATATTCATATCAGGATACCAAATTATACAAATAAACGAATAAGTAAACGTTAATATTTTTTAACTCACCTTACAATATCCCTGATTACGCAAGCCCATTTTTGCTATCCCAACAAAAGGTTGAAACATAATGGTAGGTTTTCCACCCATCGTTTATTCGTCCAACTGCCAAACAATGCAAATTTATTAATTCATTAGCTTGTTCTAATATACTCTAGGCCAAAAGTAATTTCCAATTTTGCGTAACTTCAGTGATTTATTCTTTTTTTACAAAAAGCATCACTATGACCAATCTCCTAATATACTTCAAAATAGAAAAAGCAAAACAAATTGTAAATAGAAATAAATTGATATAACCGATTTTGTAAATTCTTAGAAAATTTTCCAATTCGGCCTTTTCCATTTCCCACAAATTGGAAGAAAGTCCACTCTGACCGTAATATGCCTTTGCCCCACCTCCCGTAATCACAAGTCTTTCTGGCAAAAAATAACAATTCTTGTTTTTGCAAATTCGAAACCAATACTCTGCATCTTCCATATAACGTCTAGAGTCATCGAAATATCCTATATCATCAATTATACTCTTCTTTTTAAATATCACTGTTGATGCATGAGGATGCATTTTAAATAACAAAGTATAAAAACTTATTTTTGTAAGTGTTGTATATTTTTTAAATATAGGTCCTATTTTTTCATTGTCTCTATTAGTACCTAAAAAATCGATATGAGGATTTTCATTTAAAATACCTATCTGTCTTTCCAATTTTTCCGGCAACCATTCATCATCGGAGTCCAGAAATGAAATATATTCGCCACTCGAATTTTTGATTCCAGCATTTCTAGCAGAGGATACACCTCCGTTCTTTTTATCAATTATTTGAATATTAATTTGGGGGTTTTCATTTTTAACTTTTTCAAGTAGTTCTAATGAGTGATCCGTTGAACCGTCGTTTACCGCAATAATTTCATAATTTTTATACGATTGATTAAAAACTGAATTCAATGCTCTTTCGATAGATTTTTCCGAGTTATACATTGGGATAATAACGGATACTTTTTTCATTTTCAAATTAACCCTAACCAGTTCAAAAATCTTTTTGTCGAACTTCTAGAGAAAAAATAAAAATAATCCAAATAAATAAATAATACATTTGTATAATTATAAAATAATTTAATATCTCTTGTTTCTTTTAATGTCTTAAATATTTGTTTAGTGCTTACTCCACCAAATCGCATTTTAACTGTTACAGTTTTTATAAATCCCGCATTTAATTTATTCCCGATTCTTAATAACAATTCATAGTCTGATGCTATTTTATAGTTTGTATTATAATTTCCATACCTATCATATATTTTTCGATTATGCATGGAACCAACATGTGCAACATTCATTTTTCTTTTAAAGACATTCCAATTCCATTTGTCTCCAATGACTCTAGTTTGATTGACTCCCTTTTTTTCCCAGAAAAGTTCCACTCTTGAAGAAACATAATCCAATTCAGAATTAGCAATTAAAAATTCGGAGTAAGCTGAAAGTGCTCCCGACAAAAACATATCGTCACTTCCCAAAAAACAAACCCATTTTCCTTGCGTTGCTTTTAATCCTTTATTCCATGCATCATAAATTCCCGCATCCGGCTCTGAAATCCAGTATTTGATTCCGTGTTCATATTTCTTAATAATGCCAATTGTGTTATCGCTTGAATTGCCATCGATAATAATTAATTCATAGTCTTTGAATTGTTGGTCCAATACACTTTGAATTGCAGCTTCGAGTGTTGCTTCCGAGTTATAAGTAGCGATTACGATAGAAATTAAAATTTGTTCTGAATTCATTTTGAAAAGATTTCACCGTCCATTTATTACCTTGATAGAGAGATTCTAGAAAGTT
It contains:
- a CDS encoding glycosyltransferase: MNSEQILISIVIATYNSEATLEAAIQSVLDQQFKDYELIIIDGNSSDNTIGIIKKYEHGIKYWISEPDAGIYDAWNKGLKATQGKWVCFLGSDDMFLSGALSAYSEFLIANSELDYVSSRVELFWEKKGVNQTRVIGDKWNWNVFKRKMNVAHVGSMHNRKIYDRYGNYNTNYKIASDYELLLRIGNKLNAGFIKTVTVKMRFGGVSTKQIFKTLKETRDIKLFYNYTNVLFIYLDYFYFFSRSSTKRFLNWLGLI
- a CDS encoding glycosyltransferase family 2 protein, coding for MKKVSVIIPMYNSEKSIERALNSVFNQSYKNYEIIAVNDGSTDHSLELLEKVKNENPQINIQIIDKKNGGVSSARNAGIKNSSGEYISFLDSDDEWLPEKLERQIGILNENPHIDFLGTNRDNEKIGPIFKKYTTLTKISFYTLLFKMHPHASTVIFKKKSIIDDIGYFDDSRRYMEDAEYWFRICKNKNCYFLPERLVITGGGAKAYYGQSGLSSNLWEMEKAELENFLRIYKIGYINLFLFTICFAFSILKYIRRLVIVMLFVKKE